The uncultured Desulfobulbus sp. genome window below encodes:
- a CDS encoding tetratricopeptide repeat protein, with the protein MLTLDDFFLLYKPFGDAIDAQLPLPSTVDFYALSVEGAMQPLDEYLSGTPSPVTDEMQALVDPWVDAGQLVFPFPLNSGEMAVAVVSDIDLAFLRKMSPGWLKQIREGVLAEFAMIRLAAVDPETDLYNRRALNWFLESMHEEQTGIFFLLHTIFSRKTATANLQQLKETADLLTTVGEGQYFSFGYGVFGLFLPLAQRQRALKTARHLQRQLRREGMTKVQIGFAGLKGVAVGEDAQDLQRLWRALELAEKRGPFGLCDIDTLESRRSHPFVLSEPGLMSQGKDFWKRQRQFTLCLLSFSQAQPEAISFWSQNIQDKKPYLRGEVLTRGQHVLLLFQTLLSAEVQSCIDGVVADARRHFGDDPFYGGVASYPCLDFSKNDVLANCLKAQRHASFFGPGSLVYFDHLSLNISGDYFFDEGDYKSALREYRRGLRLMPEDVNLINSLGVTLIECNQLSAAAKCFEDALQQESDNYMALVNLGRVRQTLNQPQKALSCFEEAFAAHGKKEAAGQELFLPLARLYAEASRFEIALRVLDQWSLRPGSEQEFLLFRLLGLCAMENGQPDKAVTACQRALRLFPQDNVSLSVLGLLYVEQGEGEELGLSFCTKALALDNFNPDHWYRLGRAYTHAALFDQALEACKHCLRLQRSHVAGVIQLGLVYAAMGKAKMAKKYLQRAAELEGCSEVLLERVNTALIAL; encoded by the coding sequence ATGCTCACTCTTGACGATTTCTTTTTGCTCTATAAACCTTTTGGCGACGCCATTGATGCGCAGTTGCCCCTACCATCAACCGTTGATTTCTATGCGCTTTCCGTAGAGGGGGCTATGCAGCCTCTGGATGAATATCTTAGCGGCACCCCCAGCCCTGTGACCGACGAGATGCAGGCTTTGGTTGATCCCTGGGTTGATGCGGGGCAGTTAGTTTTTCCCTTTCCTCTCAACTCTGGGGAAATGGCTGTAGCAGTGGTGAGTGATATTGATCTCGCTTTTTTGCGTAAGATGTCGCCTGGCTGGCTCAAGCAGATTCGAGAGGGGGTTCTTGCCGAGTTCGCCATGATCCGTCTGGCTGCAGTAGATCCGGAGACAGATCTGTATAACCGGCGAGCCTTGAACTGGTTTCTAGAGTCCATGCATGAAGAGCAGACCGGTATCTTCTTTTTGCTGCACACCATTTTTTCACGTAAAACCGCAACGGCGAACCTGCAACAACTTAAAGAAACTGCCGACCTGCTTACCACTGTGGGGGAAGGACAGTATTTTTCTTTTGGTTACGGCGTCTTTGGATTATTCCTCCCCTTAGCCCAACGGCAACGTGCATTGAAAACTGCACGGCATCTCCAAAGGCAACTTCGTCGTGAAGGAATGACTAAAGTTCAGATCGGATTTGCTGGGCTCAAAGGAGTGGCCGTGGGCGAAGATGCTCAAGATTTGCAACGGCTTTGGCGAGCATTGGAGCTAGCTGAAAAGCGCGGACCTTTCGGCCTCTGTGATATTGATACACTTGAGTCGCGTCGCTCTCATCCCTTTGTGCTTTCCGAGCCCGGTCTGATGAGTCAGGGCAAAGATTTTTGGAAACGGCAGCGTCAATTTACTCTTTGCTTGCTGAGCTTTTCCCAGGCTCAACCCGAGGCGATCAGTTTTTGGAGCCAAAACATCCAGGATAAGAAGCCTTATTTGAGGGGAGAGGTCTTGACTCGGGGGCAACACGTTCTGTTGCTGTTTCAAACTCTGCTTTCAGCAGAAGTTCAGTCTTGCATTGATGGGGTGGTGGCGGATGCACGCAGACACTTTGGCGATGATCCCTTTTATGGGGGAGTCGCTTCCTATCCCTGTCTTGATTTCAGCAAAAATGATGTACTGGCCAACTGTCTGAAAGCCCAGCGACACGCAAGCTTTTTTGGGCCGGGCTCTCTGGTTTATTTTGATCACCTCAGCCTAAATATCAGTGGAGATTATTTTTTCGACGAAGGTGATTATAAATCAGCTTTGCGTGAATATCGCCGTGGACTGCGGTTGATGCCCGAAGATGTGAACTTGATTAACTCGCTCGGTGTGACCTTGATTGAGTGTAATCAGTTAAGTGCGGCGGCGAAATGTTTTGAAGATGCACTGCAGCAGGAATCCGATAATTACATGGCCCTGGTGAATCTGGGCCGTGTCCGGCAGACCCTTAACCAGCCCCAGAAAGCCCTGAGTTGTTTTGAAGAAGCCTTTGCAGCCCACGGCAAAAAAGAAGCTGCAGGGCAGGAACTTTTTCTTCCTCTGGCTCGCCTCTATGCTGAGGCCAGTCGTTTTGAGATTGCCTTGCGGGTGCTGGATCAATGGTCATTGCGTCCAGGGAGTGAGCAGGAATTTCTTCTTTTTCGTCTTCTGGGGCTTTGTGCCATGGAAAATGGGCAGCCTGACAAAGCCGTGACCGCGTGTCAAAGGGCCTTGCGACTTTTTCCCCAGGATAATGTCTCTTTGAGTGTGCTGGGGCTTTTGTATGTCGAGCAAGGCGAGGGAGAAGAGTTAGGTTTGTCCTTTTGTACCAAGGCGTTGGCTCTTGATAATTTTAATCCTGATCATTGGTATCGTCTCGGTCGTGCCTACACCCATGCAGCTCTCTTTGATCAGGCGCTAGAGGCCTGTAAACACTGTTTGCGACTTCAGCGTTCCCATGTTGCCGGTGTAATTCAGCTTGGATTGGTTTATGCTGCCATGGGCAAGGCTAAAATGGCAAAAAAATATTTGCAACGAGCAGCAGAGCTTGAGGGGTGTTCAGAGGTTCTGCTGGAACGGGTGAATACGGCCTTGATTGCACTTTGA
- a CDS encoding type IV pilus twitching motility protein PilT, translated as MAQIDAFFKLMNDEGASDLHMMAGQQPVLRIRGDMERVKFKVMDNEALKSMLYEICPEDKIKIFEETGDLDFGYEIPGLARYRCNFFQQKYGIGAVFREIPSDILTCDQLGLPKVVSRLSALPKGLVLVTGPTGSGKSTTLAAIIDECNKTRKDHILTIEDPIEFVHKSQNCIVNHREVGTHTSSFSTALRGALREDPDIILVGEMRDLETIALAMEASMTGHLVFGTLHTINAMKTVDRVVEIFPANQQGQVRSTLADALRAVVSQTLFKRVDIKGRVAALEILICTPAVRNLIRENKTYQIPSIMQTGKKFGMQTLDDAIFELLEKKKISAEDAYSNCYEKARFAKFLKHQPSDFTEI; from the coding sequence ATGGCTCAGATAGATGCGTTTTTTAAATTAATGAATGACGAAGGTGCCTCGGATCTTCACATGATGGCCGGGCAACAGCCTGTTCTCCGTATCCGTGGTGATATGGAGCGGGTCAAATTCAAGGTAATGGATAATGAAGCCCTCAAGAGTATGCTCTACGAGATATGCCCTGAGGACAAGATCAAGATCTTTGAGGAGACCGGCGATCTTGATTTTGGGTATGAGATACCTGGCCTAGCTCGATACCGGTGTAATTTTTTTCAGCAGAAATACGGGATTGGCGCGGTTTTTCGTGAAATTCCAAGTGACATTCTTACCTGTGATCAGCTCGGGCTGCCCAAGGTGGTTTCCCGTCTGTCTGCACTGCCTAAAGGATTGGTCCTTGTCACTGGACCTACTGGTTCGGGTAAATCGACAACTTTGGCAGCGATCATTGATGAATGCAACAAGACGAGAAAAGATCACATCCTCACCATTGAGGATCCGATCGAGTTTGTCCACAAAAGCCAAAATTGCATCGTTAATCACCGTGAGGTAGGGACCCATACCTCAAGCTTTTCAACAGCATTGCGCGGGGCCTTGCGTGAAGATCCAGATATTATTCTCGTGGGTGAGATGCGTGATCTGGAAACCATCGCCCTGGCCATGGAGGCCTCGATGACTGGTCACCTGGTTTTTGGTACTCTCCACACCATTAATGCCATGAAAACCGTGGACCGTGTTGTGGAAATTTTTCCAGCCAATCAGCAGGGGCAGGTTCGCTCTACCTTGGCGGATGCCTTGCGAGCGGTGGTTTCGCAGACGCTCTTTAAACGGGTTGACATAAAAGGGCGGGTTGCTGCGTTGGAGATTTTGATTTGTACGCCTGCGGTTCGCAATCTGATTCGCGAAAATAAAACCTATCAGATTCCCTCCATCATGCAGACCGGAAAGAAATTTGGAATGCAGACGTTGGATGATGCTATTTTTGAACTTTTGGAAAAGAAAAAAATCAGCGCTGAGGATGCCTATTCAAACTGCTATGAAAAGGCACGATTTGCCAAATTCCTCAAGCATCAACCTTCGGATTTTACCGAAATCTAA
- a CDS encoding PilZ domain-containing protein yields the protein MATKPSKSIFSTAKWELESFLKSEYVHLLIKINVPKVSPGSLENLWSATPMMVLGKKCPSCGGRHLTQRPPVARLASVPTARAYACNECRQQLVFLFPFSVSVDNRHSIRKQMPPFFLVRISGTNNQYARINNLSEGGMCFQQQYNAPPLPGPQLTLDLYNCNDGSSLEQLSAEIVATNDGFQEQDGQKTSNVKYSARFTHLSQAQRKVLCSCLEQYGTA from the coding sequence ATGGCAACCAAGCCAAGTAAATCCATATTTTCAACCGCAAAATGGGAACTTGAAAGCTTTTTAAAATCCGAGTATGTTCATTTATTGATAAAAATTAACGTACCTAAGGTCTCCCCAGGGAGCCTGGAGAATCTGTGGAGCGCAACCCCAATGATGGTGCTTGGTAAAAAATGCCCTTCCTGCGGCGGACGTCATTTAACTCAACGACCTCCTGTCGCTCGACTTGCCTCTGTCCCCACAGCCCGTGCCTATGCCTGCAACGAGTGTCGACAACAACTGGTGTTTCTCTTTCCTTTTTCTGTGAGTGTAGATAATCGTCATTCCATCCGCAAACAAATGCCCCCGTTTTTTCTGGTCCGCATTAGTGGCACCAACAATCAGTACGCACGGATTAACAACTTAAGTGAAGGGGGGATGTGTTTCCAGCAGCAGTATAATGCCCCTCCCCTACCCGGCCCTCAACTGACGCTGGACCTCTACAACTGCAATGATGGCTCCTCACTCGAGCAGCTATCCGCTGAAATTGTTGCCACCAATGATGGCTTTCAGGAGCAGGATGGACAAAAGACCTCGAATGTCAAATACTCTGCTCGTTTCACCCACCTGAGCCAGGCACAGCGTAAAGTACTGTGCAGCTGCCTGGAACAATACGGGACAGCTTAA
- the selA gene encoding L-seryl-tRNA(Sec) selenium transferase — protein sequence MDNKTALLLRQLPAVHDCLAHLAASDAVSDLPLGRLKHCVRLYLDSSRRRILAGKKFDEDALGRDRFLEGLIRYVRTYHKPRFTRVINGTGVIVHTNLGRSLLPDAALENIVEAASHYSNLELNLATGKRGSRYSHVEDLLCELTGAEGALVVNNNAAGVLIALETLGKGREVIVSRGQLVEIGGSFRIPDIMARSGAKLVEVGTTNRTHERDYENAITEETALLLKVHCSNYKVIGFTREVEATELVAIGHRHEIPVMEDLGSGCLLDLSRFGLAKEPTVQEVVASGIDIVSFSGDKLLGGPQAGILVGSKHYIEQIKKNPINRALRIDKFTLSSLESVLRLYLDESQAIEHVPTLRMIAMDAESIKLRVDHLCKRCRDAFGDRAIVESRAVFSQVGGGALPEQNLTSWAVSLFPKHMKLSQVEQALRFATVPVMGRVEDEQLIFDLRTVSEEEEDDFFSSINEALSA from the coding sequence ATGGATAATAAGACCGCTCTTTTGCTGCGACAGCTCCCTGCCGTTCATGATTGCTTGGCCCATTTAGCCGCAAGCGATGCAGTATCGGATCTCCCCCTTGGCCGATTAAAACACTGTGTGCGTCTCTATCTTGATTCGTCCAGGAGGCGCATTCTGGCTGGAAAGAAGTTCGATGAAGACGCACTTGGGCGTGATCGTTTTTTAGAGGGATTGATTCGCTACGTTCGTACGTATCATAAGCCTCGCTTTACCCGGGTGATTAATGGGACGGGGGTTATCGTCCATACCAACCTCGGCCGTTCCCTTTTGCCAGACGCAGCACTGGAGAATATTGTTGAAGCCGCCTCCCATTATTCTAATCTCGAACTCAATCTTGCCACGGGCAAGCGGGGATCACGCTATTCCCATGTGGAGGATCTCCTCTGTGAGTTAACTGGAGCCGAAGGCGCGCTGGTGGTTAACAATAATGCGGCAGGCGTGCTTATCGCCTTGGAAACCCTTGGAAAGGGGAGGGAGGTCATCGTCTCTCGAGGACAGCTTGTCGAAATCGGTGGTTCCTTTCGTATACCTGATATCATGGCTCGCAGTGGCGCAAAGCTTGTCGAGGTGGGAACGACCAACCGGACCCATGAGCGGGATTATGAGAATGCCATTACCGAAGAAACAGCCCTGTTGCTGAAAGTGCATTGCTCAAACTATAAAGTTATTGGCTTCACCCGTGAGGTAGAGGCCACCGAGCTGGTTGCCATTGGGCATCGCCATGAGATTCCTGTCATGGAGGATCTAGGTTCAGGTTGCCTGCTTGATCTCTCACGTTTTGGTCTTGCTAAAGAGCCTACGGTGCAGGAGGTTGTCGCCAGTGGTATAGATATTGTCAGCTTCAGTGGGGATAAACTCCTCGGTGGTCCTCAGGCAGGGATCCTCGTTGGCTCAAAGCACTATATTGAGCAGATCAAAAAGAATCCTATCAACCGTGCTTTACGCATCGATAAATTCACCCTTTCATCCCTGGAATCTGTCCTTCGACTCTATCTGGACGAATCCCAAGCCATCGAACATGTGCCGACGCTCCGCATGATTGCCATGGATGCTGAAAGCATCAAGCTTCGAGTTGATCATCTGTGTAAGCGTTGCCGCGATGCTTTTGGTGATCGTGCCATCGTCGAATCTCGGGCAGTATTCTCTCAGGTGGGTGGGGGGGCACTTCCCGAGCAGAACCTCACAAGTTGGGCTGTTTCTCTTTTTCCTAAACACATGAAACTGAGTCAGGTTGAGCAGGCCCTGCGCTTTGCCACTGTTCCGGTCATGGGACGCGTTGAAGACGAGCAATTGATTTTTGACCTGCGCACTGTGAGTGAAGAGGAAGAGGATGATTTTTTTTCAAGTATCAATGAGGCTCTGTCTGCCTGA
- a CDS encoding 3-deoxy-D-manno-octulosonic acid transferase yields MPFIRPLYFFLSSLALVCLVPFLPVIACKSKYRKRIFHRLGFGLHQRLKTLPPKTECTIWIHALSVGEVTSALPLVRDLRQTHPNTLLIFSATTSSGAKIAHSIIAPHVDCLIDAPLDLGPVVPYYLRSIAPDLFIQVETDFWPHWLACMQQQAIPTLLVNGRISSASFQRYLRFQWLFAPMFNSLSLLAMQTENDAQKMRTLGLPSERVLTLGNLKFDTNIGDTASKETNKTEQMRKEYGFDLQAPLWICGSTHPGEEVIVLRLYERLRAMVEGLQLLLAPRNIKRTGEIGEIGQKLGIPCRRRTDSLSHTGPVLLLDTIGELAACYQMGDCAFVGGSLVHFGGHNPLEPASAGIPIFVGPYTQDFSEITQGLVEAGGIFQSGVEDEITEWLLEILTNEKKRHTIGSRAANWVTAHQGVIARHLDVIDTLLSPANIKR; encoded by the coding sequence ATGCCGTTTATTCGTCCGCTTTATTTTTTTCTCAGCAGTCTTGCGCTGGTCTGCCTTGTCCCTTTTCTTCCTGTTATTGCCTGCAAAAGCAAATATCGTAAGCGTATTTTCCACCGACTTGGCTTTGGACTACACCAGCGACTCAAGACCCTGCCCCCAAAAACCGAATGCACCATTTGGATACATGCACTTTCTGTGGGAGAAGTCACCTCCGCCCTGCCACTGGTGCGCGATCTGCGGCAAACACACCCAAACACCCTGCTTATTTTTTCAGCCACCACCAGTTCTGGTGCTAAAATCGCGCACTCTATCATTGCCCCCCATGTGGACTGCCTCATCGACGCCCCCTTGGATCTGGGCCCTGTTGTCCCTTATTACCTGCGTTCTATTGCCCCGGATCTTTTCATTCAGGTCGAAACCGATTTTTGGCCCCACTGGCTCGCCTGTATGCAGCAACAAGCTATCCCCACCCTGCTTGTTAACGGACGCATTTCAAGCGCATCCTTTCAGCGATATCTACGTTTTCAGTGGCTTTTTGCGCCCATGTTTAACTCCTTGAGTCTGCTTGCCATGCAAACGGAAAACGATGCCCAAAAAATGCGAACCCTGGGTCTTCCCTCCGAAAGAGTGCTTACTCTGGGAAATCTCAAATTTGATACCAATATCGGGGATACTGCATCAAAAGAAACAAACAAAACTGAGCAGATGCGTAAAGAATATGGCTTTGACCTTCAGGCCCCCTTATGGATCTGCGGATCCACCCATCCAGGGGAAGAAGTAATTGTGCTTCGGCTTTACGAACGCTTGCGCGCAATGGTGGAGGGCCTGCAACTCCTTCTGGCACCACGGAATATCAAACGGACAGGGGAGATTGGAGAAATTGGGCAGAAATTAGGCATCCCCTGCAGGAGACGCACGGATTCCCTTTCACATACCGGGCCGGTCCTTCTTCTGGATACCATCGGTGAATTGGCAGCCTGTTACCAGATGGGTGATTGCGCCTTTGTTGGAGGAAGTCTGGTCCACTTTGGCGGCCACAACCCGCTGGAGCCAGCCTCAGCGGGAATTCCAATTTTTGTGGGGCCATACACCCAAGATTTTTCCGAAATTACCCAGGGACTGGTCGAGGCAGGTGGAATTTTTCAATCAGGGGTGGAAGACGAAATCACCGAATGGCTCCTAGAGATCTTAACCAATGAGAAAAAACGGCACACCATTGGCTCTCGAGCTGCCAATTGGGTGACTGCTCACCAGGGCGTGATTGCCCGACATCTTGATGTTATCGACACCCTCCTTTCTCCTGCAAACATAAAACGTTAG
- a CDS encoding DNA internalization-related competence protein ComEC/Rec2 gives MERLLRFCSHHLLVLVTLFFLAGAITAWWLAEISLKLPSPALLLPLLLLPPLLSLLLTQRSRYLLTFPFFFLVGFLHTTHGLYLPTDSHHIVQQVPTRTEATVVGHLISMPEFNGTTTRCALACQSLLPQEAPEKIFQPCHGRLRLTIAGELPPTIMAGDLLIVRATIDRIHRYQTPGAFNYPLQMAVRGIYNSAWVASQVALEKIYPADNQRSLGTAVEYLRYLPQRFRQRITSFIAQTLPQEQAGIYQALLTGTLMQVPAHILELFKAGGTVHLLAISGLHFSLLGLFCLGIIQFLLKRSQWLLNHTHVPSLALLFTAPLLLFYGCIAGLNLPALRALITALLVLTAVLLRRQHSLLPLISGAALIVLALRPLALFTASFQLSFAAVLAINLIAPKLPIFRSMHPQASQGQRRLLRLIQTIQSMLYVSLAATAGTLPILLIHFNRLSLVGPLTNLIIEPLLCLWALPWGLASILCMCCSPQLAGWCLQMGSWGINGSIEFLTLLGSLPHLSWWTITPTWLEVCLYYLLLWLLIAKPPLPHRRLCCCGLAISLFLSYVFLPWNGGSNNKLRIDYLDVGQGTSTLIRAPQGETILLDGGGYQSSRFNIGESLIAPFLWHQRIRHLDRVIITHPHGDHYNALSFVLSQFHPKMLVVNGDPGQERAYTELLAQARHQGIQLSQPHAGEVIYHDGQIQLTCLGMPGLAEQQPWTTNDRSLVLLLQHRSLRFLFPADIGFASEQILMKSTDDLDANVLLAPHHGSRGSSSEAFITAVNPQWIIVSSGRNRWGILPAKEHVMRWQKENRILLTTATEGTIQLTSGPKGLHARTFNKKTWQPSQVNPYFQPQNGNLKAF, from the coding sequence ATGGAGAGACTGCTGCGTTTTTGCTCGCACCATCTTCTGGTTCTTGTCACTCTCTTTTTTCTGGCGGGGGCAATAACTGCATGGTGGCTGGCAGAAATCAGCCTGAAACTCCCCTCACCAGCTCTGCTGCTGCCTCTGTTATTACTTCCTCCACTCTTATCCCTGTTGCTTACTCAAAGAAGCAGGTACCTGCTCACCTTTCCCTTCTTTTTTCTGGTTGGTTTTCTGCACACAACCCACGGCTTGTATCTTCCCACCGATTCCCACCATATTGTCCAGCAAGTCCCCACCAGAACTGAAGCAACCGTGGTGGGCCACCTCATCAGCATGCCGGAATTCAACGGTACGACGACCCGTTGTGCACTTGCCTGTCAATCTCTGTTGCCCCAAGAGGCGCCTGAGAAAATATTCCAGCCGTGCCACGGGCGCCTGCGGCTGACCATTGCCGGAGAACTTCCTCCAACAATCATGGCTGGAGACCTGCTCATAGTGCGGGCTACAATTGATCGAATCCACCGTTATCAGACTCCGGGCGCGTTCAACTATCCGCTGCAGATGGCCGTTCGAGGCATTTACAATTCTGCCTGGGTAGCCTCCCAAGTAGCTCTTGAAAAAATCTATCCGGCAGACAACCAACGAAGCCTTGGTACTGCTGTTGAATACCTTCGTTATTTGCCGCAGAGATTTCGACAACGGATAACGTCCTTCATAGCTCAAACCCTGCCGCAAGAACAGGCAGGTATTTACCAGGCCTTGCTCACAGGCACACTCATGCAGGTTCCAGCGCACATCCTTGAACTGTTCAAAGCAGGGGGTACCGTTCATCTTCTGGCTATTTCAGGTTTACACTTCAGCCTGCTTGGCCTCTTTTGCCTGGGGATAATCCAGTTTTTATTGAAACGGAGCCAGTGGTTACTCAATCACACCCATGTTCCCAGCCTTGCTTTACTCTTCACAGCTCCCCTTCTCTTATTTTACGGTTGCATTGCGGGCCTCAACCTCCCCGCTCTCCGTGCCCTGATAACCGCACTCCTCGTGCTGACTGCGGTTTTACTGCGACGTCAGCACTCGCTGCTGCCACTTATTTCCGGAGCAGCCTTGATCGTTCTCGCGCTCCGCCCCCTGGCCCTGTTCACCGCTTCCTTTCAACTCTCGTTTGCAGCGGTCCTGGCGATCAATCTAATTGCCCCCAAACTTCCCATTTTCCGCTCCATGCATCCACAGGCATCCCAAGGGCAGCGAAGATTACTCCGCCTGATACAGACGATCCAGTCGATGCTCTATGTTTCTCTCGCGGCAACCGCTGGAACCCTGCCCATTCTCCTGATCCATTTCAACCGACTTTCGCTGGTCGGTCCATTGACAAACCTGATAATTGAGCCCCTCCTCTGCCTTTGGGCCTTACCCTGGGGACTTGCGAGTATCCTCTGCATGTGCTGCTCTCCACAACTGGCTGGATGGTGTTTGCAAATGGGCAGCTGGGGGATCAATGGCTCGATCGAGTTTTTGACTCTTTTGGGTTCCCTCCCCCACCTGTCCTGGTGGACCATTACCCCCACCTGGCTCGAAGTCTGTTTGTATTATCTTCTTCTCTGGCTCCTCATTGCCAAGCCGCCACTTCCCCACCGGCGTCTCTGCTGCTGCGGTCTCGCGATCAGCCTCTTTCTTTCCTATGTTTTTTTGCCCTGGAACGGAGGGAGCAACAACAAACTCCGTATCGATTATCTAGACGTGGGACAGGGGACCTCAACACTGATTCGCGCACCTCAAGGAGAAACCATTTTGCTCGATGGCGGAGGGTATCAGAGCTCCCGCTTCAATATCGGTGAATCGCTGATCGCCCCCTTCCTCTGGCATCAGCGCATTCGTCATCTGGATCGGGTTATCATTACTCATCCCCATGGAGACCATTACAACGCGCTTTCTTTTGTCCTGAGCCAGTTTCATCCCAAGATGTTGGTGGTCAATGGAGATCCTGGCCAAGAACGCGCTTATACAGAACTTCTTGCGCAGGCCCGACACCAGGGAATACAACTCAGCCAGCCCCATGCTGGCGAAGTTATTTATCATGACGGACAGATACAACTCACCTGCCTAGGAATGCCGGGATTAGCTGAACAGCAACCGTGGACGACCAATGATCGCAGCCTGGTCCTTCTCCTGCAACACCGCAGTCTACGTTTTCTCTTTCCAGCAGATATTGGCTTTGCAAGTGAACAGATCCTGATGAAGAGCACGGATGATCTCGACGCAAATGTACTGCTTGCACCACACCATGGGAGTCGAGGGTCTTCTTCTGAGGCGTTCATCACCGCGGTTAATCCACAATGGATTATAGTTTCCTCAGGAAGAAATCGTTGGGGAATACTCCCTGCCAAAGAACATGTTATGCGATGGCAAAAAGAAAACAGAATACTGCTGACAACCGCAACGGAGGGCACCATCCAGCTGACAAGTGGCCCTAAAGGCTTGCACGCCAGGACCTTCAACAAAAAAACATGGCAACCAAGCCAAGTAAATCCATATTTTCAACCGCAAAATGGGAACTTGAAAGCTTTTTAA
- a CDS encoding Lrp/AsnC family transcriptional regulator — MLDDISLKILKILQEKARIPNVEVARQVEMAPSAVLERIRKLERQGVIDGYEVRLNPEQFDYRQVAFIKVQTKRVGDSPEVGAQLAAIAEVQEVHYVAGDDGYLVKLRVADTRELATIIREKIAVIEEVSATQTSTVLQTYKETARIPIRG; from the coding sequence ATGCTTGATGATATTAGCCTGAAAATATTGAAAATTCTTCAGGAAAAAGCTCGTATTCCCAATGTCGAGGTGGCTCGTCAGGTAGAAATGGCCCCGTCGGCGGTGCTGGAGCGAATTCGCAAGCTGGAGCGACAGGGGGTTATTGATGGTTACGAGGTTCGTCTGAATCCCGAGCAGTTTGACTACCGTCAGGTTGCCTTTATTAAAGTCCAGACCAAACGTGTGGGAGATTCGCCCGAAGTCGGTGCACAACTGGCCGCCATTGCTGAGGTTCAGGAAGTGCATTACGTCGCAGGCGATGATGGATATTTGGTCAAGCTTCGCGTTGCCGATACCCGGGAGCTTGCAACCATTATTCGTGAAAAGATTGCAGTGATAGAAGAGGTCAGCGCAACCCAGACCTCAACAGTTTTGCAAACCTACAAAGAAACCGCTCGGATTCCGATCCGCGGATAA
- a CDS encoding diaminopimelate decarboxylase, giving the protein MPMSPAFKDRLFPHLENIAAHYGTPFHIYDEAGIRATGQQVKDAFAGIPVFREYYAVKALPNPSVLALMQDMGFGFDCSSVPELMLARQQGAKGEDIMFTSNNTSQTDFAMAAADGGCILNLDDISLLDKVPVVPELICFRYNPGNRRTGNDIIGKPVEAKYGVSHDQIVEAYRKAKAQGAKRFGLHTMLASNELNYSYMVQTASMLLELVETLGKELDITFEFINIGGGLGIPYQPDADPLNIEAMGKEITELFLSFNAQQGYCPALYMESGRYMTGPHGVLVTRAINRKEIYRTYVGVDACMSALMRPGMYGAYHHIDILGKEGGETEVVDVVGSLCENNDKFAVERTLPKIDEGDLLIVQDTGAHGHAMGFNYNAKMRPQELLLGADGKVSLIRREETQEDYFATLKFEEKILNL; this is encoded by the coding sequence ATGCCCATGTCCCCAGCCTTTAAAGATCGACTTTTTCCCCATCTGGAAAACATCGCCGCCCATTACGGCACGCCATTTCACATCTATGATGAAGCCGGTATTCGTGCAACCGGACAGCAGGTGAAAGATGCCTTTGCCGGAATTCCCGTGTTTCGGGAATACTACGCGGTCAAAGCCCTGCCTAATCCGTCAGTGTTGGCTTTGATGCAGGATATGGGCTTTGGTTTCGACTGCAGTTCGGTCCCGGAGCTGATGCTGGCTCGTCAGCAGGGAGCCAAGGGAGAAGACATTATGTTTACCTCCAATAACACCAGTCAGACTGACTTTGCCATGGCCGCAGCTGATGGTGGTTGCATTCTCAATCTGGATGACATCTCTCTTCTCGACAAGGTACCGGTTGTGCCGGAGTTGATTTGTTTTCGCTATAATCCCGGCAACCGCCGTACAGGCAACGATATTATAGGTAAGCCGGTTGAGGCCAAGTACGGTGTCAGTCATGATCAGATCGTAGAGGCCTACCGAAAAGCCAAGGCTCAAGGAGCAAAACGGTTTGGTCTGCACACCATGCTCGCCTCTAATGAACTGAATTACAGCTATATGGTGCAGACCGCATCCATGCTTCTGGAGCTTGTTGAAACCCTGGGCAAGGAGCTGGATATCACCTTTGAGTTTATCAATATTGGCGGGGGCCTGGGCATTCCCTACCAGCCGGATGCGGACCCGCTGAATATCGAAGCTATGGGAAAAGAGATCACCGAACTGTTCTTGAGCTTTAATGCACAGCAGGGCTACTGTCCAGCACTGTATATGGAGAGCGGGCGCTATATGACAGGCCCCCACGGTGTGCTGGTCACCCGGGCCATCAACCGTAAAGAGATCTACCGCACCTATGTGGGGGTAGACGCCTGCATGTCAGCCCTGATGCGTCCTGGTATGTATGGAGCCTACCACCACATTGATATTCTTGGCAAAGAAGGTGGCGAGACAGAGGTGGTTGATGTGGTTGGCTCGCTCTGTGAAAATAACGATAAATTTGCGGTTGAACGTACTTTGCCCAAAATCGACGAGGGGGATCTGCTCATTGTGCAGGACACCGGCGCGCATGGACACGCCATGGGCTTTAATTATAATGCCAAGATGCGTCCCCAGGAATTACTTTTGGGGGCAGATGGGAAGGTGAGCCTGATTCGCCGCGAAGAAACCCAGGAAGATTATTTCGCCACCCTCAAATTTGAGGAAAAGATTTTAAATCTGTGA